From the genome of Nicotiana sylvestris chromosome 2, ASM39365v2, whole genome shotgun sequence, one region includes:
- the LOC104221665 gene encoding serine carboxypeptidase-like 25, translating into MAKGKLAVVLLILVAAVCTVNATNYKEEEEVDRIISLPGQPKVSFQQYSGYVTVNQIVGRALFYWLTEADNEPLSKPLVVWLNGGPGCSSVAYGASEEIGPFRINKTSSGLYLNKFSWNKLANLLFLETPAGVGFSYSNRSSDLLDTGDYRTAKDSLQFLIHWMNRFPRYKHREVYITGESYAGHYVPQLAREIVHYNANSKNPINLKGFMVGNAVTDNYYDSLGTVTYWWSHAMISDKTYKQLVNTCDFRRHKESNECESLYYYAMDQEFGNIDQYNIYAPPCNNSDGSPSTRQTMNLPHQPYKMFKQLSGYDPCTEKYAEIYYNRPDVQKAMHANTTGIPYKWTACSETLNRNWNDTDDSILPIYRELIAAGLRIWVFSGDVDSVVPVTATRYSLAQLKLSTTIPWYPWYVKKQVGGWTEVYKGLTFATVRGAGHEVPLFKPRAAYQLFRSFLRGEPLPKS; encoded by the exons ATGGCCAAAGGAAAATTGGCGGTGGTCCTTTTGATTTTGGTAGCAGCAGTATGTACTGTGAACGCTACCAATtacaaggaagaagaagaagttgacAGAATAATATCTTTGCCAGGTCAACCTAAGGTATCGTTTCAACAGTATTCAGGCTATGTCACTGTCAATCAAATTGTTGGTAGAGCTCTCTTTTATTGGCTTACTGAAGCTGATAATGAACCTTTGTCCAAGCCTTTGGTTGTTTGGCTTAATGGAG GTCCAGGATGTTCGTCAGTGGCTTATGGTGCATCGGAAGAAATAGGGCCATTTAGGATAAACAAGACATCTTCAGGGCTGTATCTGAACAAGTTCTCATGGAACAAATTGGCCAATTTACTATTCCTGGAAACTCCAGCAGGAGTTGGCTTTTCCTACAGCAACAGGTCCTCTGATCTTCTTGACACCGGGGATTATCGCACTG CTAAGGACTCTCTGCAATTCCTTATCCATTGGATGAATCGCTTCCCACGCTACAAACATCGCGAAGTTTACATCACCGGAGAGAGCTACGCTGGTCATTATGTCCCTCAGCTAGCTAGAGAAATAGTCCATTACAATGCCAATTCAAAGAATCCAATCAACCTTAAAGGATTCATG GTGGGAAATGCTGTGACAGATAATTACTATGACAGCCTGGGAACAGTGACATATTGGTGGAGCCATGCTATGATCTCTGATAAGACATACAAGCAACTGGTAAACACTTGTGATTTTCGACGCCATAAAGAATCAAACGAGTGTGAATCTTTGTACTATTATGCTATGGATCAAGAGTTTGGTAACATCGACCAATACAACATTTATGCTCCTCCTTGTAACAATTCTGATGGTAGCCCTTCAACCAGACAGACCATGAATTTACCCCACCAACCTTACAAG ATGTTCAAGCAGCTATCAGGGTATGATCCTTGCACGGAGAAATACGCAGAAATTTACTATAACAGGCCTGATGTGCAGAAGGCTATGCACGCGAATACAACTGGAATTCCTTATAAATGGACAGCCTGCAG TGAGACTCTGAATCGAAATTGGAACGATACAGATGACTCAATTCTTCCAATATACAGAGAACTGATTGCTGCTGGTTTGAGAATTTGGGTTTTCAG TGGTGATGTAGACTCAGTGGTGCCTGTCACAGCTACAAGGTATTCACTAGCACAGCTCAAATTATCCACTACTATTCCATGGTACCCTTGGTATGTCAAGAAACAG GTGGGAGGCTGGACAGAGGTATACAAAGGGCTAACATTTGCAACAGTGAGAGGGGCAGGACATGAAGTTCCATTATTCAAACCTAGAGCTGCCTATCAACTCTTCAGATCATTTTTAAGAGGAGAGCCACTCCCCAAATCATGA
- the LOC138886482 gene encoding uncharacterized protein: protein MGILETNGVDFATFRLAGSAKTWWRDFCLARPAGSPSLTWDQFSELFLGKFLPVTQRDALRRQFERLQQGSMSVTQYETQFIDLARHTIVILPTERERVRSFVDGLVQPIRVQMAMSAGSEITFQETADGARWIELTLSQGGGHGSDKRPCHSGKFSGTSSGGRDSYGRGHPSRPFQSALQASHGTPGGRGSQPQYSDQQLFSSPSAPISAPSLRYSQQSRACYTCVDVSHIARYCPRASSSSQQQGPRPMIQAPVAPQPAQPARGGGRGHRGGTRGLRGGAQTARGRGQPTADRPRDMIQGGGGPAPLLCLASQARG from the coding sequence ATGGGTATtttagagaccaatggggtcgacttcgccacttttcgcctagcaggatccgccaagacttggtggagagatttctgtttagccaggccagcagggtcgccatcattgacctgggatcagttttcagagttatttctggggaagtttctcccaGTTACTCAGCGGGATGcccttcgcaggcagtttgagcgtctccagcagggttcgaTGTCAGTTACCCAATATGAGACACAGTTTATTGATCTTGCACGCCAtaccattgtgatactccccactgagagagagagggtgcggagttTTGTTGATGGGTTGgtccagccgatccgtgttcagatggccatgagtgccgggaGTGAGATTACATTTCAGGAGACAGCAGATGGTGCCCGCTGGATAGAGCTGACACtttctcagggaggtggtcatgggtctgataagaggccctgtcattctggtaaattcagtggtacctcgtctggaggtagggattcttatggtagaggccatccttcgaggccctttcagtcagctctccaagcttctcatggtacaccaggtggtcgtggttctcagccgcagtattctgaccagcagctcttcagttcaccatcagcacctatcagtgcaccatcacttcgttattctcagcagtcgagggcttgttatacttgcgtcgatgtgagtcacattgccagatattgccctcgagcttccagcagctcgcaacagcagggtcctcgcccgatgatccaggcaccagttgccccacagcctgcccagccagctagaggcgggggtagaggacatagaggtggaactagaggtcttagaggtggagctcagaccgctagaggtaggggtcagccaacagcagatcgtcccagggatatgattcagggaggtgggggcCCAGCCCCATTGTTATgccttgccagccaggccagaggctga